DNA from Actinoplanes sp. SE50/110:
CGTGCGGAGAAAGGATTTCAGGTCCTTGCTCGCCGATGGGTGGTCGAGCGGACGTTCGGGTGGCTGATGCAGCACCGACGCCTAGCTCGCGACTACGAGGCGCTGCCGCAGCGATCGGCCACGATGGTCTATTGGGCGATGACTAACACAATCATGCTCAGACTGACCGGCGAATCCACCCAAACTTGGCAGCGGCTATGACTGCATTCCCTTACCAAGCGGACAATCCGGGATCAGATGCCCTCTTAAAGCACCTAACACGATCTGTTGAATCGATGTTCATCAGCGTTGCGGAGTGAAGATCAGTCTCGTTCCGGTCTTCGTGAGCAAGGCCTGGGTCATCGATGACGAGTTGTGGAAGCTGATCGAGCCGGTGCTGCCTGCTTGGCCAGCGAGGGCGCCGGGACCGCGGCCGGTGCCGGACCGGCTGTGCTTGCAGGGCATCCTGTTCGTCCTGCACACCGGGATCGGCTGGGAGGACCTGCCGCAGGAGCTCGGGTTCGGCTCGGGGATGACCTGCTGGCGCAGGCTGCAGCGGTGGGCCGAGGCAGGCGTGTTCGACCAGGTCCACCAGATACTGCTGGACAAGCTGAACGCGGCGAACCGGATCGACTGGTCGAGAGCGGCGATTGACGCCAGTCACATCGACGCTAAAAAGGGGGTGCCGGGACAGGCCCGTCGCCGGTCAACCGGGGCAAGCCCGGCTCCAAGCACCACCTGATCTGCGACGGCAACGGCACCCCGATCTACGTGCTGACCAGCGGCGCGAACGTACCTGACATCAAACGTGCCCTGGATCTGCTCGACTGCTACCCGCCGATCGCCGGCAGGCTGGGCCGGCCTCGGCGCCGGTTCGCGGCGCTGCTGGCCGACAAGGCCTACAGCAGTGCGGCGTTCCGCCAGGCCTGCCGTGAACGTGGCACCGAACCCCTCATCCCCAAACCGAAGACCACCGGGATCAAGGGCCTCGGCAAGCTCCGGTACGTCGTCGAGCAGACCTTCGCTCTGCTGCATCAGTTCCGCCGATTGGCTGTTCGCTGGGAGCGCCGCCTCGACATCCACGACGGCTTCGTCAGCCTTGCCTGCGTCCTGATCTGCTGGCGCAGATTGATCAATTGGACCGATCAGAGATCGTGTTAGGAGTTTTTAGCTGGCTACGGGGTGGTATGAACGGGCACGTGACTCGCAGACCCGACCCGATGGCCCGCCGCCAGTCGCAGCCGCGCGCCGACTTAGTGCATCGTTCAGCACCGTTCCTGCCGTCAGACAGTGAAATCCGGCAGGTGTTCATCTACCAGACTGCGGCGAACTTCCTGATCTTCGTCCTCATCTACCTCACCGGACTCGCGATTTTCTGGGCCAAGTACCGCTGCGTAGCAGTCACCCAAGACGCCATCTACGTGTTGGAGAGCAGCAAGGTATCGGGCGGCGGCAAACCGCAACGCCTGATCGGCACGTTGCCACGCCGCACCCAGCTCGGCCCGATGTCCGGCCGATGGAGTCAGATGAAACTACTCGGCGAACAGTGCTGGGTCCACAAGCGATTTCACGATCAGGTCGCTGCCGCCGACCGGGAGGCTGGCTTCACTGCATAGACTGGCGACCGGCCAGCGCACCAACACGCGCACCGCCACCAACCGCGAATCACGCTGGCTATTCCCCGGCCGCCGCGCCGGCGAACCACTGCAACCCAGCACTCTCTCAACCCCGGTGCAGGCCCTCGGCCCCGTCCATCGCCGCCCACGCCGCCGCGATCCGCCGGCACGTCCTCGACACACCGGCCCCGATTGTCGCCACCGCACTCCGCTACCACCAAGTCACCACCGCCCGTCTCGCCGCCGGAGCAGGCACACCACCTGGTCCAACTACGCCCCGGCGACCACGGACGGTGAAAGTCGGACCCGTCCATCGTCGCTCCGGAGTGCCTTGGCCGCCCATACTTCAATGAAGAAGCACTTCGATGGCCTACGCCGCACCGGAGGGCACAGTGACGAACTACCTCGCCATCGTGAGTTCTATCGTCGCCTTGGTCGGAGTTTGGATAGGCGGCCGCTTGACTTTTCGTACCCAGGCGAAGGGCTGGAAGCAGGCGGAATCCCAACGGTGGCGCGACCTTCGCCAGGCCACATATGGAGACTTCCTCGCTGCGGTGCGCCGCTACCGAACATACGTGGGGCGCCACGAGACACCCTTCGAGCTCGCGCCCTACGCGGATGGCATCCGATTGTCGCCACGCCTGGACGAGCAGGGGATGGTTCACAAGCAAGCGCTCGACGCAGCGCTGGCGCAGGTCCAGTTCATCGCGCAACAGCAGGAGACTGCTAGCGCTGCTCGGACCCTTGTGAGCATGGCGCGAAGGACTGCGGTGGCAAAGACGATCTATGGATCGAAGACCGTTCCCACCCGCATCGACGACATGTTCTGGCATTCGGAGCTGGCCTTCGTCAACGCCATCCGCGCCGAACTCGGTCTGATCCCTCTCGTCCAAGACACCTACGACGACCCCATGAAGACCCTTGATCGAGAACTCTTTGACGCATACCGCTCGCAACAGGCCGGGACAGGCTCGAACTGATCAACCCAGGATCGTCCGTAACTCGGTGTGACACCGGTCGAGCGGTTGATCGTCAATACGCGAAAGTTGAATAGGCGCTCTCACCACTATTAAGAGCCGACACCACCAGCCCTGGCGGCCGGCGAGCGCGGTGAGGCGGCCACATGCATAGCGGCCGATGTTACTCTCCGAGCAGAACCGGTTCTTCGTCACCGGCGGATGGGGCGAGCCGATAAGCCCACTCATCGAGAATGAGGGTTTCATAGGATGACGATGGATGAAGGGAACTCTCGGGGACACCGCGATGTGCGCTATTTCCGTGGAGACGAGCAGCTCGTCACACGTTTGGACTGGGAATGCCTTCCCGACCATAGCTACCGCATCACCACCCAATCACCCGACGGCGAAAAAGTCCTGGTAGGACGCGACCTGTTCGATGCGGTCCAGCGGTTGCGGCTCGAGTTGGAGCCGTCTGGCTGGCGGCTGGCGGTGCAAGCCGCGCTGCGCGGGGCTTACGCCTCGGGCATGCTGCGCGACATGTATGGCGGGCGAAAAATGTATTTTTGCCGTATGGGCCGCCAGGTGGTGCGGGCCGAAATGATCGACATTCTAGAACCGGCGCAGCTGGATGACGTCGTGACCGTGGAAGAACAGCTGGAATTTCTTGATCGATGGAGGGACAGCATCAGGAAATGACTTCATGGTTGTCCCCGTCCGACCCGCGACCGTCGGGAACGTTGTGAGCGTGATTCCGCCGGCGCACCGGCGAAGAACGCACCAGCGACAGGAACGCCGAGGGCGCCCGGCCGGAACGGGCCCCTCTGGAAATCGGCGATCAGGCGGCTGACGGGCCCGCGTTCGTGCGGGACCGGACAACCTCCACCACATGGGCGACCGCCTGTCGAGGCCGACGCCGTTGCGCTGGGAGCCGTCGCGGTACCGGAACAACAACACGGTGCCGCCGTTTACGTCGTCGTCGCCGGCGATCGCCCGCTGGCTCGAAACGCCGCGCGGGCGTTATGGCGCACCGCTCGGCGCGATCCCGATGCCGTGCCATCCGGCTCGTGGTCGCGGGAACATCGGCGGGTGCGAACCCTGTCGGACCCATGCCCGGGTAGCCCAATTGGCAGGAGGCGGCTGGTCCAGAACCAGCACAGTGCGCGTTCGAATCACGCTCCGGGTACGCAGCACCCTCGTGGAACCTGCAACCCACGGGAAGGCGCCGCCCAGGCCGGCCGAAGACGGCCGGTGCTCGGGAGACCGTCGAACATGATGGGGTCGCGGCCGCTCCTCCGAAGGGAAGAGGCTCGATGCCGGCGCTTTCGGCCGGCACATGGGGAAATAGCTCAGGTGGCAGAGCACTGGTTTTGCAATCCAGAGGTCACCGGTTCGAATCCGGTTTTCTCCACGCAGGGGTGCATCCACTCAGCGGCTACGGCCTGCTGACGGATCGTGGTGACCAGACCGGACGACCCAGCGCCCTTTTCACGTCTGTGCACACCGGGCCAGGTGCGAGCGCTGCGGCTGGGACCCGCATCTCCCCTGCCCCGTTACCTTTTTGATCGCCCCCAGCCGGGGGCTGCTCGGTCGCTCGGCCCGGTATGACTTACCGCCCCTGTCGCACACATGATCCGGGGGGTGTTGTCGCCGGGCCGGGTGGCGTCGGCAAGACCGCTGATAGGGACCCGGCCACCCGATGCTGGGTAGGTCTCTCCGTAACGTGGCTGCCGGCAGTCCGACGCTCTGACCAGCGGCCGAGCCCATGGTGGACATCGTGGGAGGCAAAGCGTGGACAACGCGTACGGCGTGTTCCTCGGCCTGGACGTCGGCAAAACTGATCATCACGCGGTCGCGTTGAACCCGGAGGGCAAACGGCTGCACGACGCAGCCCTGCCGAACACCGAGGCCGGGCTGCGGAAACTGTTCGACAAGCTGGCCCGTCACGGCCAGATCCTGGCGGTGGTCGACCAGCCGGCCTCGATCGGCGCCCTGCCCGTCGCGGTTGCCCGAGCCTGCGGGCACCAGATCGCCTACCTGCCAGGCCTGGTCATGCGCCGACTCGCTGACCTGCACCCAGGAACGGCCAAGACCGACGCCCGTGACGCCTACGTGATCGCCGACGCCGCCCGGACCCTGCCGCACACGCTGCGCCGCGTCGACGCCGGCGACGACACTCTGGCCGAGCTGGAAATGCTGGTCGGCTACGACGACGACCTCGCCGGTGAGGTCACCCGCATCAGCAACCGGATCCGCGGTCTGCTCACCCAGATCCACCCGCCCCTGGAACGAGTCCTGGGCCCGAAAGTCCAGCACGCGGCCGTCCTGGACCTGTTATCGCGCTGCGGCGGCCCGACCGGGCTGCGCAAGGCCGGCCGGTCGAAACTCGTCGAGATCGCCAAGCCGCGGGCACCTCGCATGGGCGTCCGGCTCGTCGAACAAATCTTCACCGCTCTCGACGCGCAAACCGTGGTCGTTCCCGGCACCACCGCGGCCGAGACCATCCTGCCGAAGCTGGCCGAAAATCTGCGTGACCTGCTGAAACAACGAGACCAAGTCGCTGTCCAAGTCGAGGAGATGCTTGACGCTCACCCTCTTTCCTCGGTCCTGATCTCGATGCCCGGCGTCGGGGTCAGGACCGCAGCCCGGATCCTGCTCGAAGTCGGCGACGTCGCCGCGTTTCCCACCTCCGGACACCTGGCCGCCTACGCCGGCCTGGCACCGGTCACCCGCCGCTCGGGCACCAGCATCCGCGGCGAGCATCCACCCAAAGGCGGCAACAAGCAGCTCAAACGAGCGTTCTTCCTGTCCGCATTCGCTGCCCTGTCCGATCCACTCAGCCGGGCCTACTACGACCGGAAAAGAGCCGAAGGCAAGAAACACAACGCGGCCCTCATCTGCCTGGCCCGCCGCCGCGTCGACGTCCTGCACGCCATGCTCCGCACCTCAACGCCCTACCAGCACAAACCGGTAGAAAACCTTGCGCTCGCTGCTTGACAAAAGCTATAGGGACACCCCCCGACAAGCAGCGAACAGTACCGATCTTTTCTGCCAGGTGCCCGGCCCCGACTCGATCGACCCGGCACCGCTGCGGACCTCTCGCCCGCCCTGTCTCCGTAGGGGAGCCTGGAGTCCCCGTCACCCTGTCACGGTGAAGACCGCGGGTCCGAGTCCCGCCGGAGACGCCTGCGGCAAGTTCATGGGAACTGAAGCTGCCTCAGGGCGAACTTGAAACCCCTGCAACGCCCTGAGCAGCACCTCGCCTCTAAGTTCCGGAGGAAGCTGGTCCGGGAGCGTGGGGCGTCGGAAGGGCCCCGGTTGGGCCGCAGAGCGGCATCCACGGGGCCCTTTGCGGGACCGTCTCTACCCGTCGACCGACGAGAGTGCTTTCCGCAGAATCTGGCGGGCTCTCTGGAGGTGCACTCGGACGGTGCTCTGGCTGATGTTCAGGCTGTCGGCGATCTCGTTGGTGGGGTAACCGTCGTAGTAGAGGGATATGACCTGGCGCTGCATGGGCGTAAGGAGTGCGAAGAGGCCCCTAACGGCATCGGCCTCCAGGGCAGCCGAGTCGAGTCCCGATTCCTCGGAGACCACGAAAGGTCCGCCTTGCAGGGCCCACCGCTGGGCCTCCCTATGCGCCCGTGACTGCATTTTGATCAGCGCATGTCGGGCTACGACATGAACGAAACGGTCAGGTTCGCCGATCTCGGACCAGCGTTCGTAGACGGCAGCCATTGCTTGCTGGACCGCGTCTTCCGCGTCCGCGCGTGAGGCACCCGAATAGAGCAGTCGCCGCACGACCTGCCCGAAGGTATTCATGAAGAAGGCGTCGAACGCGGGGTCCGAACCCCGAATGGGGTCCTTGTCACGGCCAGGCGAAGGTTGGCGAGGTCGACGGTCGTCAACCTCGCCACCGGTGCGGGACTCGGAGCGCTCCGGGATCGCCGGCCTTGCTCCCGAGCCCCGCTCGGACGATGTGGACGAGAAAGTCAAGATCACTCGTCGCCTGGCGGCCGGCCCCGCGATCCGAGGTGGACGACAACGACACGGTCCTTCGCCCAGTCCTTCACGCGCCTGATCGTGGAGATCGCCACGTCGATGGCGAAAACGGCGCCGGCAACGACCGCCACCCCGTGCAGGGTCGGGTCGGTGACGTTTCCGGCAGTGGTGAATGACTCCCAGGGGACAAAGTGCAGTCCCAGGCTCGTTACCATCGTGCCGCCGGTGATGGTCCTGCGCTTCAAGGCGCGCGAGTGCTGTTCGCAGTCATGGCTGCGCTCACCCGCAGTGATCTCGCTCAAAGGGGTACTCCTGTGTCAGCTGGCGACCCCCGCTCCGGCCAAAGATTGGGTATCGCCGTGTTGAATTGTGCGAGAGGTATCGTCCTCTCTGTCCGGCCTCGACTCAACCAACAGGGCCTAGCGCGTGACATAATTCACATATAGGCCCGACCGATCACTCTTGACTATCGACGTGGCTCGACATCTCGCACAAGCGCGCGTTTAGATCACTAGGCGACTTATTTTGTGATTCAGGTCACTATGATCTTGCTTGTGTAAGCGAACCGGTCGTTCGGAAACTCTTACTAGTAGACGCGGGAAACTGTGTCAGTCGGGTCCGTCGTCCGCTCCGGCCAAGAGATTTAGGCGGCGGACCCAAACCAAACTTCGGGTGCGGCCCCATCTAGGAATGATCCCGCCACTGCGCCAACGTCGTGAACGCATACGCACCGCGCCGACGATCGCAGCGTCAGCGACGGAAACGCGGATCGTGCCCGAGCAACTGCTCGGCGACCCGGAGAAACCTCAGCGCGGTGGTGTCACTGCATCCGAACACGGTCATGAAGTGGAGCGGATCCGGGCCGTGAGCGATCAGCTCATCGAGCAGCCGGTCCTGGCGCAGCTGGACCAGGGTGATCCCCAAAGGCTTCATCACTATCTTGGACCATGACTTGCTGACCGGCCCGATCTCGGCCGCGGTCTGCTGGGTGATCAGCAGGTGCGGGTTCCGGGTGTTCGGCCAGCGGGTCCGCCTGTGGTCGAGATAGCTGGTCAGCGCGTTGAACGTCAAGTCATGCAGAGGCCAGGGCTGGCCCTCGACCACCAGCATCCGCTCGCCGAGGTTGACGTCGACGACGAGCAGCCGACGCATCTGAACCGGCCGGAGAGCCTGTCCGATCGCCAGGCCGACCAGCACGGTTCGTTCCGGTCGGCCTGCCGCCCAGGAGACGGCTCGCCGAAGCTCCTCGTCGGGCAGTGGCCGGGCGGCGACAAGCCGGTCCCGGCCAGGAAGGGATAGGGGGGTGGTCGGATTGCGGAAGATCAGCTGGTCCCGCTTGAGCCGCCGGAACAGCGACCGCAGGGCCGTGAGCTGGTGCGTGCGGTAGTCCAAGTCTTGTCCCCTGGCGAAGGCGACCGCCTTGATGTCGTCCCGGACGACCTCGCGTAACGAGTCGTATCGATCTGACCATGCCCGCAGCGGCGGCAGCAGGTAGGCCAGCTCGCGGTAGACGCCCTCGACGGGCCTGGACTTCGACCGCGGCAGCCGTCCTCGAAGGAAGTCGATCCAGTGACGGACCTCGTGCTCGATCCGTGGCGCCAGCCCGTCGAGTTGCCGGTCGACCCATGCCGCGAGGGCGTCCGGGGTGTCGTCGTGCAGGAGGCCCATCTCGTTCAGGACCTCGGCGGTGCGCTCAGCGGACATCTTCCGGCGCCCGAGCTGGCGTAGCTCCGACATGCGAATCTGCTGTCCGTCGTCCGGCCGGCAGCCCAGAACTGCGGTCAGCGCCCGGTTGACCCCGAGGACGGTGTGATGGGACCAGCCGCCCCTATCCGCGAGTCTGGCCGACACAGCATGAGCGTGAAACAGCCGGGGATCGTCGCAAACGGCGGCCTCCTTGCGGACGAAGAGCGACAAGTCCCGGTTCAGGTCGAACAGGACGCCCTGGACCCCGACGGGTGGTCCCCAGGATGCTGGCGCTGGCGGCGGCGGCCGCGGCTCGACACGGCGGAGCCCGCCCAGTTGGAGATGCCGCAGCATCTCGGCGAAGAACAGCTGTTGACTCGGATGCTGCTTGAGCCGGTCAAGGGGCCTGATCTGGTGACCCGAGCCGGCCCGACGGCCGGCCTCGTGCCGGCAGAGGCGACAGACGCCGTGCAGGAGCGCTGCCTCGCGGTGGCAAAACCGGCAGGGCCCGACCGGATAGCGCCGACGGTTCTGCGAGCAGGCGTAGCACCAGCTGCCCTGAAAGGCAGGTAGGCCACCGATGCGGACGGGTCCCCAGGAGAGACAGTCAAGGCAACCACGCTGGCTCGCGCTCGGGTGGCAGTTGCGGCAGTAGCCCTTGGTCCAGTGCTTGCCTTCGCCGCAGACTTTGCAAGGCGGGGGCGGGTCTTGACCGGGAACACGCACCACCAGCAGAGATACTTCTGTTTCCCGGGACCGCTCAGGATCGGGTGGGCCTGGCATCGCCGGCAGGTTTGCGGCTGCCACCCGGGGTCGTGAGTTCTCACGCGGGTGGCAGGGTGCGCCCGCCGCGGCTGCGGCTGATCTAAAAGCGCCCGGCCGGGGCAGTTTGGCCAGCCGTCCCGGTTTGACCGACCGCGGTGGCCTGGCCGGCGGCTTCGGCCTTGGCAACATAAGTGAAGACGTGCAGCCCGCCAAGGTGGTCAAGCCCCTTGTGAGTGCTGGCTCGTACGAGGGATAGATCCACCAGGGGCCGTGCGCGTGAGGTTGCTGGTTCGGAAATTTCGACCGCTCACCGAAATGCGCCGCCGGCAAGGCAACCCGGGGGCCGGCGCGTATGAGATTCTGAGTCACACGGTCGCACCGAATCCGGCAACCGGCGGCGGATCGTCCCGGATCATTGATCTACTTGGGCGCAAAGCGCTTGCACATCCGGGAGGGCGGCGTGACGTCATGGTGTAGTCGTGCGCGATCAGCCGAACCCCAAGACCTGGTCCCGCCGACCGGAGCGACAGTGGCCATCCGGATGCCGACCGCGGAGAAGCGAACCGCCCACGACATCACCGACGGGGTACCCGTCTCCTGGGTGATCCAGCCGGATGGTTCGGCAGCCGCCTACCCCAGCGAACGGTGGCAAACCCGCTCCTAGCTGTACCAACGCCCTCAGCGCGTGCCGTGCACCGCCGACACGCTTTACTAATGATCTGACAACTCACGGTGGTCACGATCTATTCGGACGAGCGCCTGGACCGCAACCTGGGCGGCTGGGAGATGCCGGTGTCCTGGGTGCAGTCGATCAACCCGGTCTTCATCATCATCCTGTCCGGGGCGTTCGCCGCGCTCTGGACCCGCCTCGGCGACCGGCAACCCTCGACCCCGATCAAATTCGCCGCCGGTACGACGTTGATGGGGCTGGCGTTCCTGCTCTTCCTGCCGCTGGCCGGCGGCGGACCGCACAGCGCGCCGCTGCTCGCCCTGGCCGGCATCCTGTTCGTCTTCACCGTGGCCGAACTGCTGCTCTCCCCGGTCGGCCTGTCCCTGGCCACCAAGCTGGCGCCGCACGCCTTCCAGACGCAGATGGTGGCCCTGTTCTTCCTGTCCGTCGCGCTGGGCACGGCGGCGTCCGGGAGCCTGGCGCAGCTCTACAGCCCCGAGCACGAGGTCGCCTACTTCGGCATCCTCGGCGCTGTGGCGATCATCCTGGGCGTGGCACTGGGCGCGGCGGCCCGCCCGATCTCCCGCCTGATGGGCGACGTCCGCTGAATGCCATGCTGTCGATCATGACGGAGCGGGCGATGGCGGTTTTCGACGTGGACGGGGTGGTGGCGGATGTGCGGCACCGGCTGCGGCACATCGCGAACCGGCCGAGGAACTGGCCGGCCTTCTTCGCGGCGGCCGGGCGGGATCCGCTGCTCGCGGAGGGGGCGGACCTGGTCCGGGAATACGCCCGTGACCACGAACTGGTGTGGCTGACCGGGCGCCCGGAACGGCTGCGCGCGGTGACCGAGCGGTGGTTCGTCGAGCGCGGGCTGCCCGCCGGACGACTGCTGATGCGCGGCGACGACGACCGGCGCCCGGCCCGCGATTTCAAGGCCGGCCGGCTCGAACGCCTGGCGGCGCAGGGCACCATCGCGGTGGTCGTGGACGACGACCCGGATGTGGTGCGGCGGCTCAAGCGGGACGGCTATCCGGTGCGGCTGGCCGACTGGGTCCCGCACGCCGCCTCGCTGCGCGCCGCCCAGGAACGCGACGGCCGCACCTGACCCCGGACCCCACCTCCACTCGACGCGTTCAGGGCGGAAGCCGCCCTCGCGAATACAGATCTTGGACAGCGCCGTCAGCGGCGGCGGGAGAGGGCTACGCCGGTCAGGGCGACGGCGCCGCCGGCCAGGG
Protein-coding regions in this window:
- a CDS encoding IS5 family transposase (programmed frameshift), which encodes MSKAWVIDDELWKLIEPVLPAWPARAPGPRPVPDRLCLQGILFVLHTGIGWEDLPQELGFGSGMTCWRRLQRWAEAGVFDQVHQILLDKLNAANRIDWSRAAIDASHIDAKKGGAGTGPSPVNRGKPGSKHHLICDGNGTPIYVLTSGANVPDIKRALDLLDCYPPIAGRLGRPRRRFAALLADKAYSSAAFRQACRERGTEPLIPKPKTTGIKGLGKLRYVVEQTFALLHQFRRLAVRWERRLDIHDGFVSLACVLICWRRLINWTDQRSC
- a CDS encoding IS110 family transposase codes for the protein MDNAYGVFLGLDVGKTDHHAVALNPEGKRLHDAALPNTEAGLRKLFDKLARHGQILAVVDQPASIGALPVAVARACGHQIAYLPGLVMRRLADLHPGTAKTDARDAYVIADAARTLPHTLRRVDAGDDTLAELEMLVGYDDDLAGEVTRISNRIRGLLTQIHPPLERVLGPKVQHAAVLDLLSRCGGPTGLRKAGRSKLVEIAKPRAPRMGVRLVEQIFTALDAQTVVVPGTTAAETILPKLAENLRDLLKQRDQVAVQVEEMLDAHPLSSVLISMPGVGVRTAARILLEVGDVAAFPTSGHLAAYAGLAPVTRRSGTSIRGEHPPKGGNKQLKRAFFLSAFAALSDPLSRAYYDRKRAEGKKHNAALICLARRRVDVLHAMLRTSTPYQHKPVENLALAA
- a CDS encoding RNA polymerase sigma factor: MNTFGQVVRRLLYSGASRADAEDAVQQAMAAVYERWSEIGEPDRFVHVVARHALIKMQSRAHREAQRWALQGGPFVVSEESGLDSAALEADAVRGLFALLTPMQRQVISLYYDGYPTNEIADSLNISQSTVRVHLQRARQILRKALSSVDG
- a CDS encoding oligopeptide:H+ symporter, which produces MVTIYSDERLDRNLGGWEMPVSWVQSINPVFIIILSGAFAALWTRLGDRQPSTPIKFAAGTTLMGLAFLLFLPLAGGGPHSAPLLALAGILFVFTVAELLLSPVGLSLATKLAPHAFQTQMVALFFLSVALGTAASGSLAQLYSPEHEVAYFGILGAVAIILGVALGAAARPISRLMGDVR